One genomic region from Candidatus Mesenet endosymbiont of Agriotes lineatus encodes:
- a CDS encoding glycosyltransferase — MLKNNDNVVSKNLPIYFIWFGSDVPPKYFGNLQRTAETNKSRDIILVYSREHLPENNRKNIDSMESISIDDIKTKVALERNSNTKNLFKIDVYKMELDKQDERIYDLYKQMFEQNTFLGKSYPLCAASDIIRLPLINITGGIYFDMDTKVTGEIGDIETKNGFAFYVILKGSNTFKLPGNMLIKSNVENHYLNNFMSSYFTKILDKIKNPDFIPILTTDPVCYLYTYTKKEHIGCNNFSIRLKNKVSDKVNQQVLEQIFSNYGIDVPLTVKLKMKMGEGYNMDYNNPQDLKKLGLNKTDYVSSEVASSLSNPSLESVGSSEERSR; from the coding sequence ATGCTTAAAAATAATGATAACGTTGTTTCAAAAAATTTACCAATCTATTTCATCTGGTTTGGCAGTGATGTTCCACCAAAATATTTTGGTAACTTACAAAGAACTGCAGAGACAAACAAATCTCGAGATATTATTCTAGTTTACAGTAGAGAACATTTACCAGAAAATAATAGAAAAAATATTGATAGCATGGAAAGCATCAGTATTGATGACATTAAAACAAAAGTAGCATTAGAAAGGAACAGTAATACAAAAAATCTTTTTAAAATTGATGTCTACAAGATGGAGCTTGATAAGCAGGATGAGCGCATTTATGACTTATATAAGCAGATGTTTGAACAAAATACGTTCCTAGGAAAATCATACCCACTTTGTGCTGCTAGTGACATAATTAGGCTACCACTAATCAACATTACAGGTGGAATTTATTTTGATATGGATACTAAGGTTACCGGAGAGATAGGAGATATTGAGACTAAAAATGGTTTTGCTTTTTATGTTATTCTAAAGGGTAGTAATACTTTTAAACTTCCAGGTAATATGCTGATAAAATCTAATGTTGAAAATCATTATTTAAATAATTTCATGAGTAGTTATTTTACTAAAATATTAGACAAGATCAAAAATCCCGATTTTATCCCAATATTAACAACAGATCCAGTGTGCTATCTTTATACTTATACTAAAAAAGAACATATAGGTTGTAATAACTTTAGTATTAGGTTGAAAAATAAAGTTAGTGATAAAGTAAACCAACAAGTTCTTGAGCAAATATTTTCTAACTATGGTATTGATGTGCCACTAACTGTAAAGCTAAAAATGAAAATGGGAGAGGGTTATAATATGGACTACAACAACCCTCAAGACCTCAAGAAACTGGGTCTTAATAAAACAGATTATGTTAGTAGTGAGGTAGCTAGTTCTCTTAGCAATCCATCATTAGAATCTGTAGGAAGTAGTGAGGAAAGAAGTAGGTGA